One genomic window of Acidobacteriota bacterium includes the following:
- a CDS encoding NAD-dependent epimerase/dehydratase family protein — translation MDGTFYRNRPVMITGGLGFIGSNLAHRLADLGADVLLVDSLIPDYGGNLHNIEGIKDRVRVNIADVRQESTMNYLVRQVDVIFNLAGQVSHIDSMRDPYTDLEINCRSQLSLLEACRRNNPKAKVVFAGTRQVYGKPDSLPVTERHLVRPTDINGINKVAGEYYHLVYNNVFGVRACSLRLTNVYGPRQLVKHDRQGFIGWFIRLVVEDREIEIYGDGSQLRDFVFVDDAAEAFLAAGASDACNGEVFNVGGLEPISHRDLVHLLIEVAGTGRVRYVDWPAEKKAIDIGSFYADSSRFTTATGWRPRVGLREGLARTVAFYREHLAKYLEPAPHAPERA, via the coding sequence ATGGACGGGACCTTCTACCGCAACCGGCCCGTGATGATCACGGGGGGACTCGGGTTCATCGGCAGCAACCTCGCCCACCGGCTGGCCGATCTCGGCGCCGACGTCCTGCTGGTCGATTCGCTGATCCCGGATTACGGCGGCAACCTGCACAACATCGAGGGCATCAAGGACCGCGTGCGGGTCAACATCGCCGACGTCCGGCAAGAGAGCACGATGAACTACCTCGTGCGCCAGGTCGACGTGATCTTCAATCTTGCCGGGCAGGTCAGTCACATCGACAGCATGCGGGATCCGTACACCGACCTGGAGATCAACTGCCGCAGCCAGTTATCCCTGCTCGAGGCCTGCCGCCGGAACAACCCGAAGGCCAAGGTCGTCTTTGCCGGCACCCGCCAGGTCTACGGCAAGCCGGATTCGCTGCCAGTCACCGAGCGGCACCTCGTGCGGCCGACTGATATCAATGGCATCAACAAGGTCGCCGGTGAGTACTACCATCTGGTCTACAACAACGTCTTCGGCGTGCGCGCGTGCTCGTTGCGGCTGACCAACGTCTATGGCCCGCGCCAACTGGTGAAGCACGACCGCCAGGGATTCATCGGCTGGTTCATCCGGCTGGTGGTGGAGGATCGCGAAATCGAGATCTACGGGGACGGATCACAGTTGCGGGATTTCGTCTTCGTCGATGATGCGGCGGAGGCGTTCCTGGCCGCGGGCGCGTCGGACGCGTGCAACGGCGAGGTCTTCAACGTCGGCGGCCTCGAACCCATCAGCCACCGCGATCTGGTCCACCTGCTGATCGAGGTCGCGGGCACCGGGCGTGTGCGGTACGTGGACTGGCCGGCCGAGAAGAAGGCCATCGACATCGGCAGTTTCTACGCCGACTCCAGCCGGTTCACGACGGCGACCGGGTGGCGGCCCCGCGTGGGCCTGCGAGAGGGCCTGGCCAGGACGGTGGCGTTCTACCGCGAACACCTCGCGAAGTACCTGGAGCCGGCGCCCCACGCACCGGAGCGCGCATGA